From the genome of Colletotrichum higginsianum IMI 349063 chromosome 4, whole genome shotgun sequence, one region includes:
- a CDS encoding HET domain-containing protein, whose translation MRLNPAASASSSPIIIDMFVHGLNEPTVRYDALSYTWGDGTKNDAIIANGHPMNITKNLQAALQHLRRQDEEVLLWVDGICINQDNTDERNAQVAQMGKIFRKADQVRVWLGAESQTSGAAMRVLEGLDGVRSSEQIVHRLVADEDATQALTLLLQRPYWTRMWVFQETVLAREATIHCGSLSAKWSTLRALDDVTGNPAWWQDPKTRKPWITGLRKAVFRISQFFISLQDARSTINVLHSTRTLLSTDPRDKLFALIGVSDMSHLLKADYSKPTRDVYMDFTRRLIRKDRNLAILLTAGPWNPQNGADIGLPSWTPDYRGMSGVDVRYLAASHLEHFNASKGSYHNHPRSDSLSGPDTLMVEGVILDTVGKTAFLGTGESRRRSVMEKFDPVRRHPRPRANHSFKDFFETMILYSATVYGDRFAETTGFEKGNKSRLALGFLHDFNKFYRTQNPAARTGKHIDITSVLHGVRGAETFEQAVREYHDLRKTDPAALYWRRKEYVTRVEGATDGHLTNIFSTADGYLGRGLSFIREGDIVAVLSGSRLPFVLRKAEESSTYQLISPCYVPGVMSGELMERTDSDFQVVNRHSKTLAIG comes from the coding sequence ATGAGACTAAACCCAGCGGCCTCTGCATCATCATCCCCTATTATCATCGACATGTTCGTACACGGACTCAATGAGCCAACCGTTCGGTATGACGCGCTCTCTTACACTTGGGGCGACGGTACGAAGAACGATGCTATTATCGCCAACGGCCACCCTATGAACATAACAAAGAATTTGCAAGCGGCTTTACAGCATCTCAGACGACAAGATGAGGAGGTCTTGCTTTGGGTTGACGGTATCTGTATCAACCAAGACAACACAGACGAAAGGAACGCACAAGTTGCTCAAATGGGCAAGATTTTCAGGAAAGCCGATCAAGTGAGAGTCTGGCTGGGTGCCGAGTCTCAGACATCAGGAGCAGCAATGAGGGTGCTTGAAGGCCTTGATGGAGTCCGGTCATCCGAGCAGATTGTGCACAggctcgtcgccgacgaggacgccacCCAGGCCCTCACGCTCCTTTTGCAAAGGCCCTATTGGACCCGGATGTGGGTTTTCCAAGAAACCGTCCTAGCTCGAGAAGCAACTATACATTGCGGCTCGCTTTCGGCGAAATGGTCAACGTTGCGTGCTCTGGACGATGTCACGGGCAATCCCGCGTGGTGGCAAGATCCAAAAACCCGCAAACCATGGATAACGGGACTCCGCAAGGCCGTCTTCCGCATCTCCCAGTTCTTCATTAGCCTGCAGGACGCCCGGAGTACGATCAATGTTTTGCATTCGACAAGGACCCTGCTATCAACGGACCCCCGAGACAAGCTGTTCGCACTGATAGGGGTCAGCGACATGAGCCATCTGTTGAAGGCCGATTACTCAAAGCCAACCCGCGACGTCTACATGGACTTCACAAGAAGACTCATACGCAAAGACAGAAACCTGGCAATCCTTCTCACAGCGGGGCCTTGGAACCCGCAAAACGGGGCGGACATTGGCCTGCCTTCCTGGACACCTGATTATCGCGGCATGAGCGGCGTTGATGTACGATATCTAGCCGCCAGTCACCTGGAGCATTTCAACGCGTCGAAAGGCAGCTATCACAACCATCCTCGCTCTGACTCGCTCTCGGGTCCGGACACGCTCATGGTCGAGGGAGTCATCTTGGACACGGTCGGTAAGACAGCCTTCTTGGGTACGGGGGAGTCAAGGCGCCGGTCGGTCATGGAAAAGTTCGACCCGGTCCGTCGCCACCCGCGCCCAAGAGCAAACCACTCCTTCAAGGACTTCTTCGAAACGATGATTCTTTACAGCGCCACCGTGTATGGCGACCGCTTTGCGGAAACAACAGGGTTCGAGAAGGGGAACAAATCCCGCTTGGCGCTTGGGTTCCTTCATGACTTCAACAAGTTCTATCGAACACAAAACCCGGCAGCAAGAACAGGCAAGCATATCGACATAACTTCTGTTTTACATGGTGTTCGCGGAGCAGAGACATTCGAACAAGCTGTCCGAGAGTATCATGATTTGCGGAAGACAGATCCTGCTGCTCTGTATTGGCGCCGGAAGGAATACGTAACCAGGGTCGAGGGGGCCACGGACGGGCATCTGACAAACATTTTCTCCACTGCAGACGGGTACCTGGGCAGAGGCCTCTCATTCATCAGGGAAGGGGACATTGTGGCGGTTCTGTCCGGGAGCCGGCTTCCTTTTGTTCTTCGCAAGGCGGAAGAAAGCTCAACGTACCAACTTATCAGCCCGTGCTACGTCCCCGGTGTCATGTCGGGAGAGCTCATGGAGAGG